A region from the Desulfuromonas sp. genome encodes:
- a CDS encoding CoA-binding protein, translated as MSITEKINDFLAADAFGVVGASSNRDKYGNKVLRCYLQNDRVAIPVNPRASSIEGIEAAASVADLPDGVDSISVITPPAITVQVVEEAIEKGIRHIWMQPGAESTEAIKLGEENGLNVIADGSCILVVLGYKEH; from the coding sequence ATGTCGATAACAGAAAAGATCAATGACTTCTTAGCGGCTGACGCCTTTGGCGTGGTCGGCGCTTCGAGTAATCGCGACAAGTACGGAAACAAGGTTCTGCGCTGCTACCTGCAAAACGATCGTGTCGCCATTCCGGTCAACCCGCGGGCCAGCTCCATCGAAGGGATTGAAGCGGCGGCCTCGGTTGCCGACCTCCCGGACGGGGTCGACAGCATCTCGGTGATCACGCCACCGGCAATTACCGTACAGGTGGTTGAAGAAGCGATCGAAAAGGGGATCCGGCATATCTGGATGCAGCCGGGCGCCGAAAGCACCGAGGCCATCAAACTCGGTGAAGAGAATGGCCTGAACGTGATTGCCGACGGCAGCTGTATCCTGGTGGTGCTGGGTTACAAGGAACACTAG